A single window of Streptomyces sp. NBC_00464 DNA harbors:
- a CDS encoding NADP-dependent oxidoreductase yields the protein MRAFMVERYGGQAEMRAAELPDPQVGADDVLVKIHAAGVNPLDLRIRNGDFKAFMPYRLPLVLGNDLAGTVVRVGPSVTRFAVGDEVYARPDKDRIGTFAELIAVHQNDLAPKPATLTMAEAASLPLVALTAWQALVERAHVQPGQKVLVHAGAGGLGSIAVQLAKALGAHVATTVSTTKVDLAKDLGADIVVDYRTQDFEELLDGYDVVLDSLGGENLAKSLRVLRPGGMAISVAGPPDPAFARELGANPILRLAMTALSFRTRRSAKRHGVTYSFLFMKANGDQLRELTPLIDAGKIRPVVDRVFPFDETLQAMEYVEKGRAKAGKVVVTMT from the coding sequence ATGAGGGCCTTCATGGTCGAGAGATACGGCGGCCAAGCAGAGATGCGCGCCGCCGAGCTACCCGACCCGCAGGTGGGCGCCGACGACGTTCTGGTCAAGATCCACGCGGCGGGCGTCAACCCGCTGGATCTCAGGATCCGCAACGGGGACTTCAAGGCGTTCATGCCTTACCGTCTCCCGCTCGTCCTGGGCAACGACCTCGCCGGGACGGTCGTCCGGGTCGGCCCGTCCGTCACCCGGTTCGCGGTGGGCGACGAGGTCTACGCCCGGCCCGACAAGGACCGCATCGGCACCTTCGCCGAACTCATCGCCGTCCACCAGAACGACCTGGCACCCAAACCCGCCACCCTCACCATGGCCGAGGCCGCCTCCCTCCCACTGGTCGCACTGACCGCATGGCAGGCCCTGGTCGAGCGGGCCCACGTGCAGCCGGGCCAGAAGGTCCTCGTCCACGCGGGCGCCGGCGGCCTGGGCTCCATCGCCGTCCAGCTGGCCAAGGCGCTGGGCGCGCACGTGGCCACCACCGTGAGCACCACCAAGGTCGACCTGGCCAAGGACCTCGGCGCGGACATCGTCGTCGACTACCGCACGCAGGACTTCGAGGAGCTCCTCGACGGCTACGACGTCGTCCTGGACAGCCTCGGCGGCGAGAACCTCGCCAAGTCCCTGCGCGTGCTCAGGCCCGGCGGCATGGCCATCAGCGTCGCGGGCCCGCCCGACCCGGCCTTCGCCCGCGAACTCGGCGCGAACCCGATCCTCCGCCTGGCCATGACCGCCCTCAGCTTCAGGACCCGGCGCAGCGCCAAGCGCCACGGTGTGACGTACTCGTTCCTTTTCATGAAGGCCAACGGCGACCAACTGCGCGAACTCACCCCTCTCATCGACGCCGGAAAGATCCGCCCCGTCGTCGACCGCGTCTTCCCGTTCGACGAAACCCTCCAGGCGATGGAGTACGTCGAAAAGGGACGGGCAAAGGCCGGCAAGGTCGTCGTCACGATGACGTGA
- a CDS encoding VOC family protein, producing the protein MSTIQPVILTADQDVLLGFYTKLFGAVEIFRVPEEGPAFYRGLRIGDTDLGLVTKADPGAGAAPRILLSIGVDDVDETLARVEALGGSVGGGPKDMPWGQRVAHIKDPDGNPVNLTQPIPAR; encoded by the coding sequence ATGTCCACCATCCAGCCCGTGATCCTGACTGCCGACCAGGACGTTCTACTCGGCTTCTATACGAAGTTGTTCGGCGCCGTGGAGATCTTCCGGGTACCGGAGGAAGGCCCGGCCTTCTACCGCGGCCTGCGCATCGGCGACACCGACCTCGGGCTGGTGACCAAGGCGGACCCGGGGGCCGGGGCGGCGCCGCGGATCCTGCTCAGCATCGGTGTCGACGACGTCGACGAGACGCTCGCCCGGGTGGAGGCGCTCGGCGGCTCGGTCGGGGGAGGCCCCAAGGACATGCCGTGGGGACAGCGCGTCGCCCACATCAAGGACCCCGACGGCAACCCGGTGAACCTCACCCAACCGATCCCGGCCCGGTGA
- a CDS encoding SDR family oxidoreductase: MELKNTVAVVTGANRGLGRHLAAQLVERGAKVYGAARRPETVDVPGVIPLRLDVTDEASIQEAARVASDATLLINNAGISTGVTLIGGDVDEVRREMETNFFGPLVATRAFAPVIEGNGGGAVLNVLSALSWFHPAGLGSYAASKAAAWALSDATREELAPRGITVSALHVGYMDTDMAAGVPADQKVSAADVAAQALSGIETGLPEILADETSRYVKQSLSAAPQPNAG, translated from the coding sequence ATGGAACTGAAGAACACGGTCGCGGTCGTCACCGGCGCCAACCGGGGGCTCGGGCGGCACCTGGCCGCCCAGCTCGTCGAGCGCGGCGCGAAGGTGTACGGCGCGGCCCGACGCCCGGAGACGGTCGATGTCCCCGGCGTCATCCCGCTGCGACTGGACGTCACGGACGAGGCGTCGATACAGGAGGCCGCCCGTGTGGCGTCCGACGCGACACTGCTGATCAACAACGCGGGCATCTCCACCGGGGTGACGCTGATCGGAGGCGACGTCGATGAGGTGCGCCGGGAGATGGAGACCAACTTCTTCGGCCCGCTCGTCGCGACCCGCGCGTTCGCCCCCGTCATCGAGGGCAACGGTGGCGGCGCCGTACTCAACGTCCTGTCCGCCCTGTCCTGGTTCCACCCGGCCGGCCTCGGCTCCTACGCGGCCTCCAAGGCCGCCGCCTGGGCGCTGAGCGACGCGACCCGCGAGGAGCTGGCACCGCGCGGCATCACCGTCTCGGCGCTGCACGTCGGCTACATGGACACCGACATGGCCGCCGGCGTACCCGCCGATCAGAAGGTCTCCGCCGCCGACGTCGCGGCCCAGGCCCTGTCCGGCATCGAGACCGGCCTGCCCGAGATCCTCGCCGACGAGACCAGCCGGTACGTCAAGCAGAGCCTTTCTGCGGCACCCCAGCCGAACGCCGGCTGA
- a CDS encoding integrase core domain-containing protein: protein MRSRAAPTRPSLLGSARPSSLWDEAGATASVGSVADSYDNAMAEALNGSLEAESIEHHGPWRDADQVERAAVQCVGWYNTERLRSALDYLPPEEFEAQHHRSQATTNSA from the coding sequence GTGCGATCCCGCGCAGCGCCGACCCGTCCTTCGCTCCTCGGCTCCGCCCGCCCCTCCTCGCTGTGGGACGAGGCCGGCGCGACCGCGTCCGTCGGCTCCGTCGCCGACAGCTATGACAACGCGATGGCAGAGGCCCTCAACGGCTCCCTCGAAGCCGAATCGATCGAGCACCACGGCCCATGGCGCGACGCTGACCAGGTCGAACGCGCAGCCGTTCAGTGTGTCGGCTGGTACAACACCGAACGCCTGCGCTCCGCCCTCGACTACCTCCCACCCGAAGAATTCGAGGCCCAGCACCACCGATCCCAGGCGACAACCAACTCCGCCTGA
- a CDS encoding NACHT domain-containing protein, with the protein MPTRRTGAIVLGLFLAGVCGALAIARVTGSGVASAAAGLLPTLAGTYLAWAAFRADRVEAATGRGLEQIADELAVAVRRQWEAETRVRRLNDPYPLAVSWKPAAGELVEEWRHITSAAAAWPSGLHSDPGAWASDPHALAGTDGAIDNVLESVPTGRLVVLGAPGSGKTILLVRLVLSLLERRPLGGAVPILFSLSTWNPSEQDLESWMCEQLLQDYPALRAPGHGFLERMNWAQALITHRLLLPVLDGLDEIPAAVRPAALSQVNAALSPGGRIVLSSREHEFREALAPTTSVPSKLSGVAGVALQPVDHEVTDEYLLRDSGGSGTAAAARWAPVISHLSNDDTALAQALSTPLMLFLARTLYNPRPGEQTGSLPNPAELCDMTRFPTVSSIQQYLFDAFIPAAYRPHPDPRKRPRWQAADAQRWLAFLGAHLESRLQGTTDFAWWHLRHSAPRSLVGLLMGATSGLVGALVAGFGANIGIGFGAGLGSGILLGFLVALPVRRVSGSGRGALSGLAGGLAGGLLGGLLSGLASFLDIGFAVGPAGGIAAGLGVGLAVGPASGPKGGLVGGTVGGATAGLMSGIGPGLPSGIINGVGIGLAAGLTAWLTGRSEPAQRLHWSPVGAAGGLAVGCALALAAGLVAGLAAGGMVGLVTGVVGTLIAGLTGVPTDLTAAGDPNAVLRRDVRTFALIFLGMALAVGTVVDLVTGLAVTTELQLATDPAVLLTAGLAPGAAMGVISGLAIAFTQAAGGTFRLAHYWLALRGRLPWRLMQFLADAHEHRGVLRQVGAVYQFRHAELQRRMAGAGG; encoded by the coding sequence GTGCCGACACGACGTACGGGTGCGATCGTTCTCGGGCTGTTCCTGGCAGGTGTCTGTGGGGCGCTGGCGATCGCCCGCGTGACCGGGTCGGGAGTGGCGTCGGCGGCCGCGGGTCTTCTTCCGACGCTTGCCGGTACCTACCTGGCCTGGGCGGCATTCCGCGCCGACCGCGTCGAAGCCGCCACGGGTAGGGGACTGGAACAGATCGCCGACGAGCTGGCTGTCGCCGTCCGCCGTCAGTGGGAAGCCGAGACACGCGTGCGGCGGCTCAACGATCCCTACCCGTTGGCAGTGTCCTGGAAGCCGGCGGCCGGGGAGCTGGTGGAGGAGTGGCGACACATCACGTCGGCAGCCGCTGCATGGCCCAGCGGGCTGCACAGCGACCCAGGCGCCTGGGCATCGGACCCCCATGCACTTGCGGGCACCGACGGCGCCATCGACAACGTACTGGAAAGCGTCCCTACCGGTCGGTTGGTCGTGCTCGGCGCACCAGGCTCCGGCAAGACCATCCTGCTGGTTCGCCTGGTTCTGTCGCTGCTGGAGCGGCGACCGCTCGGGGGTGCTGTGCCGATCCTCTTTTCCCTCTCCACATGGAATCCGTCCGAGCAGGACTTGGAGAGTTGGATGTGTGAGCAACTCCTCCAGGACTACCCAGCCCTGCGAGCACCGGGCCACGGCTTCCTGGAACGTATGAACTGGGCACAGGCGCTGATCACGCACCGTCTGCTGCTTCCCGTCCTGGACGGGCTCGACGAGATTCCCGCAGCCGTACGCCCGGCGGCGCTCAGCCAGGTCAACGCCGCTCTGTCACCGGGTGGGAGGATCGTCCTGTCCAGCAGGGAACACGAGTTCCGGGAGGCGCTGGCCCCCACCACGTCCGTCCCATCGAAGTTGTCCGGGGTAGCGGGGGTGGCACTTCAGCCGGTAGACCACGAGGTGACGGACGAGTACCTGCTGCGTGATTCGGGCGGTTCGGGCACGGCCGCGGCCGCACGCTGGGCACCCGTGATAAGCCACCTCAGCAATGACGACACCGCCCTCGCCCAGGCTCTCAGCACGCCGCTCATGCTCTTCTTGGCCCGCACCCTCTACAACCCCCGACCCGGCGAACAGACCGGCTCCCTCCCGAACCCTGCCGAACTGTGCGACATGACGCGCTTCCCCACGGTGAGCAGCATCCAGCAGTACCTTTTCGACGCCTTTATTCCGGCGGCCTACCGGCCCCACCCGGATCCCCGGAAGCGTCCCCGCTGGCAGGCCGCGGACGCTCAACGCTGGCTGGCCTTCCTCGGCGCCCATCTGGAATCGCGGCTGCAGGGAACCACCGACTTTGCGTGGTGGCACCTGCGGCACTCCGCCCCGAGGTCTCTCGTCGGCCTTCTGATGGGGGCTACGAGTGGCCTTGTCGGTGCGCTTGTCGCCGGCTTCGGAGCGAACATCGGCATCGGCTTCGGTGCTGGTCTGGGAAGTGGCATTCTCCTGGGATTCCTGGTCGCGCTGCCGGTCCGACGGGTCAGCGGGTCTGGCCGGGGCGCCCTGAGCGGACTGGCCGGTGGCCTGGCCGGAGGGCTCCTGGGCGGTCTGTTGTCAGGGCTGGCGAGCTTTCTGGACATCGGGTTCGCCGTCGGCCCGGCGGGAGGCATCGCGGCCGGACTGGGCGTGGGGCTGGCCGTCGGGCCCGCCAGCGGCCCGAAAGGCGGCCTTGTCGGTGGAACCGTTGGCGGGGCCACAGCTGGTCTCATGTCCGGTATCGGTCCTGGCCTTCCGTCCGGGATCATCAACGGCGTGGGCATCGGCCTGGCGGCCGGGCTCACGGCCTGGCTCACGGGGCGGAGCGAGCCGGCGCAGAGGTTGCACTGGTCGCCTGTCGGCGCGGCCGGGGGTCTCGCGGTGGGGTGCGCGCTCGCCCTGGCGGCTGGACTCGTCGCGGGGCTCGCTGCCGGGGGCATGGTCGGCCTCGTCACCGGAGTCGTCGGCACTCTCATCGCCGGGCTCACCGGAGTTCCTACGGACCTGACTGCGGCGGGAGACCCCAACGCGGTATTGCGTCGCGACGTCCGCACCTTCGCGTTGATCTTCCTCGGCATGGCGCTCGCCGTCGGGACCGTCGTCGATCTGGTGACCGGCCTGGCTGTCACCACCGAACTGCAGCTCGCCACCGATCCGGCCGTACTGCTCACCGCCGGTCTTGCTCCCGGTGCCGCCATGGGCGTCATCTCGGGACTCGCGATCGCCTTCACCCAGGCAGCGGGTGGGACGTTCCGCCTCGCGCACTACTGGTTGGCTCTGCGCGGACGGCTGCCCTGGCGGCTCATGCAATTCCTGGCCGACGCTCATGAACACCGAGGGGTCCTGCGCCAGGTCGGGGCGGTCTACCAGTTCCGCCACGCGGAACTGCAGCGCCGGATGGCCGGGGCCGGCGGGTAA
- a CDS encoding LURP-one-related/scramblase family protein, which yields MFQERKDRRHANRAFDHGEGVTRFRMRQKMISIGDDYWIDDEAGDHQYKVNGKALRARRTYHIEDRDGRRVATVQSRPLRIKDSMAIEDADGRRVAIVKKAVIGPLRDRWRIKQEDGEDLRVVGNILDHEYTIERDGYKVAEVSKKWFRVRDTYGLDVGPDADPATVLAAAVAIDAMAHPGD from the coding sequence ATGTTCCAGGAGCGCAAGGACCGCCGTCACGCCAATCGTGCGTTCGACCACGGCGAAGGCGTGACCCGCTTTCGGATGCGGCAGAAGATGATCTCCATCGGCGACGATTACTGGATCGACGACGAGGCCGGCGACCATCAGTACAAGGTCAACGGCAAGGCACTGCGGGCACGCCGGACGTACCACATCGAGGACCGCGACGGGCGGCGCGTCGCCACAGTGCAGAGTCGGCCGCTGCGGATCAAGGACTCGATGGCGATCGAGGACGCCGACGGCCGGCGCGTGGCGATCGTCAAGAAGGCCGTCATCGGACCGCTGCGCGACCGGTGGCGGATCAAGCAGGAGGACGGCGAGGACCTGCGCGTGGTCGGCAACATCCTCGACCACGAGTACACGATCGAGCGGGACGGCTACAAAGTGGCCGAGGTGTCGAAGAAGTGGTTCCGCGTCCGGGACACCTACGGCCTCGACGTCGGGCCGGATGCCGACCCTGCCACCGTCCTGGCGGCGGCGGTCGCCATCGACGCGATGGCCCACCCCGGGGACTGA